In a genomic window of Coffea eugenioides isolate CCC68of unplaced genomic scaffold, Ceug_1.0 ScVebR1_596;HRSCAF=1297, whole genome shotgun sequence:
- the LOC113758595 gene encoding probable NADH dehydrogenase [ubiquinone] 1 alpha subcomplex subunit 5, mitochondrial — protein MFLRRVARPLMMMAKVKETTGIVGLDVVPNAREVLISLYSKTLEEIKAVPEDEGYRKAVESFTRHRLKVCREEEDWESIEKRLGCGQVEELIEEAKDELKLIGHMIEWKPWGIPDDYECEVIENDAPVPKHIPLHRPGPLPEEFYRTLEAVSTNTLEDAVSRSEKDEPAIASGEQQSK, from the exons ATGTTTCTGCGGAGGGTGGCTCGGCCGTTAATGATGATGGCGAAGGTGAAGGAGACGACGGGGATCGTAGGGCTAGATGTTGTGCCAAATGCTAGGGAGGTTTTAATCAGTCTGTATAGCAAAACCCTAGAGGAGATCAAGGCCGTCCCCGAGGATGAAGGATATCGTAAGGCTGTGGAAAGCTTCACCCGCCACCGGCTCAAGGTGTGCCGGGAGGAAGAGGACTGGGAATCGATCGAGAAGCGTCTGGGTTGCGGCCAGGTCGAAGAGCTTATTGAAGAGGCTAAGGATGAACTCAAGCTCATCGGCCACATGATCG AGTGGAAACCATGGGGTATCCCAGATGATTATGAATGTGAAGTTATCGAAAATGATGCTCCAGTTCCAAAGCATATACCCTTGCATCGACCTGGACCTCTTCCTGAAGAGTTTTATAGGACGCTTGAGGCCGTTTCTACCAACACTTTGGAAGATGCTGTTTCACGCTCAGAGAAAGATGAGCCTGCAATTGCATCTGGCGAGCAGCAATCTAAGTAG